A genomic window from Pagrus major chromosome 23, Pma_NU_1.0 includes:
- the LOC141019067 gene encoding mitochondrial ribosome and complex I assembly factor AltMIEF1-like, whose product MGGWSRSAVLELYRALLRAGRHLQHTDRNYYRRAVAREFRRCQALTVPEDKEDALKRGQFFLSSRLGGLM is encoded by the coding sequence ATGGGCGGCTGGTCTCGCAGTGCTGTGCTGGAGCTGTACCGGGCGCTGCTCCGCGCAGGGCGTCACCTTCAGCACACTGACCGCAATTACTATCGTCGTGCTGTGGCTCGTGAGTTTCGCCGCTGCCAGGCCCTGACAGTACCTGAGGATAAGGAGGACGCGCTGAAGAGGGGCCAGTTCTTCCTCAGCAGCCGACTGGGTGGGCTTATGTAG
- the mief1 gene encoding mitochondrial dynamics protein MID51 translates to MAGVNGDRKGKKDDNGIGTAIDFMLSNAKLVLGVGGAAMLGIATLAVKRMYDRAISAPTSPTKMEQGGKRSWEEPAWMGSSPRVLNHDMKSTVSRSLQSLPTSSHAFEPDCLRRAVGRAAVGGSGATQSDLMRARMRLSLQEHLWEFYQCNVNIPAEEQAVARRAALDICAELRVFLHAKLPDMPLREMYLSGSLYDDLQVVTADHAQLMVPLILEKNLWSSIPGEDTIMNVPGFWLIRRENLEYFPRNSSYWDRCMVGGYLSPKSVLEVFDKLVAGSINWPAIGSVLDYIIRPVVPSETLTLEVQYETDRKLYVDFLPLLVMEDGTSLIAKPHRLAAERHENLWRQSFRVAETARLRALDQEDGGCRCACLKVAKAMCKLNPALTRLNASQLTNAILLLCEKEGDWTQEALADRFLQLLRALVGHLEAGRLPCALSPKVNLFCELTEHEVDELGYTLYCALSDPEGLLRTAVEHPAHP, encoded by the exons ATGGCGGGCGTGAACGGAGACCGCAAAGGCAAGAAAGACGACAATGGGATCGGTACAGCCATTGACTTCATGCTCTCCAATGCCAAACTTGTGCTGGGAGTGGGAGGAGCAGCCATGCTTGGCATCGCAACACTAGCCGTCAAAAGA ATGTATGACCGTGCCATAAGTGCTCCCACCAGCCCCACCAAGATGGAGCAGGGAGGAAAGAGAAGCTGGGAGGAGCCCGCCTGGATGGGTTCGTCCCCGCGGGTACTGAACCATGACATGAAGTCTACTGTTAGCAGGTCTCTGCAGTCTCTGCCCACTTCATCACATGCTTTTGAACCAG ACTGTCTGCGGAGGGCTGTGGGTCGAGCTGCTGTGGGAGGCAGCGGTGCCACTCAGTCGGACCTGATGCGGGCCCGAATGCGTCTGTCCCTGCAGGAACATCTGTGGGAGTTCTACCAGTGTAATGTGAACATCCCGGCGGAGGAGCAGGCTGTGGCCAGGAGGGCAGCGCTTGATATCTGTGCTGAGCTCAGAGTGTTCCTACACGCCAAACTGCCTGACATGCCGCTCAGAGAGATGTACCTGAGTGGCAGTCTGTATGACGACCTACAG GTGGTGACAGCAGACCACGCCCAGCTCATGGTGCCTCTCATCCTGGAGAAGAACCTGTGGTCGTCCATCCCTGGCGAGGACACCATCATGAATGTCCCTGGTTTCTGGCTCATCCGCAGGGAGAATCTGGAGTACTTCCCACGGAACAGCAGTTACTGGGACCGCTGCATGGTTGGAGGTTACCTCTCCCCAAAATCGGTCCTCGAGGTCTTCGACAAGCTTGTGGCTGGCTCCATCAACTGGCCGGCCATAGGGAGCGTCCTCGACTACATCATCCGTCCTGTGGTTCCCTCAGAAACGCTGACCCTGGAGGTGCAGTACGAGACTGACCGGAAGCTGTACGTGGACTTCCTACCTCTACTTGTGATGGAGGATGGAACCTCACTGATTGCCAAACCTCATCGACTCGCCGCAGAGCGCCATGAAAACCTGTGGCGGCAGAGTTTCAGAGTGGCTGAGACGGCACGACTCAGGGCCCTGGACCAAGAGGACGGAGGCTGCCGGTGCGCCTGCCTGAAGGTGGCGAAGGCTATGTGCAAGCTCAACCCCGCCCTTACCCGGCTCAACGCCAGCCAGCTCACCAACGCCATCTTGTTGCTGTGCGAAAAAGAAGGAGACTGGACCCAGGAAGCGCTGGCCGACCGCTTCCTTCAGCTGCTACGGGCATTAGTGGGACACCTAGAGGCCGGGAGGCTGCCATGCGCCCTCAGCCCTAAAGTTAATTTATTCTGTGAGCTGACTGAACATGAGGTGGATGAGCTGGGGTATACGCTTTACTGCGCCCTTTCAGATCCGGAGGGGCTGCTGAGAACTGCCGTGGAACATCCGGCCCATCCCTGA
- the napsa gene encoding napsin-A: MTRLEMFYIVAALLVTQSAAIIRVPLHKTRSMRRLMSDNGMSLEELRALAKSTGAPDSSPSPKLPVERLTNFMDAQYYGVISIGTPPQDFTVLFDTGSSNLWVPSIHCSFLDIACWLHHRYNSKKSTTYVQNGTEFSIRYGRGSLSGFISEDTVSVAGLPVPGQQFGEAVKQPGITFAVARFDGVLGMAYPSISVANVIPVFDTAMAAKLLPENIFSFYISRDPKAAVGGELILGGTDPQYYTGDLHYVNVTRKAYWQINVNGLQVGNQLSLCKAGCQAIVDTGTSLIVGPVEEVRALQKAIGALPLLMGEYWIDCNRIPSLPVVSFNIGGKMFNLTGEDYVMKETQMGRSICLSGFMAMDIPPPAGPLWILGDVFIGKYYTVFDRNADRVGFATAK, from the exons AtgacacggctggagatgtttTACATCGTCGCGGCGCTGCTGGTAACGCAAAGCGCCGCCATTATCAG AGTTCCCCTTCATAAAACCAGAAGCATGCGCCGCCTGATGAGCGACAATGGGATGTCTTTGGAGGAGCTTCGGGCTTTAGCGAAGAGCACCGGAGCGCCAGACAGCTCTCCCTCCCCCAAACTGCCTGTGGAGAGGCTGACTAACTTCATGGAT GCCCAGTACTATGGGGTGATCAGCATTGGCACCCCTCCACAGGACTTCACTGTGCTGTTTGACACGGGATCCTCCAACCTCTGGGTCCCGTCCATTCACTGCTCCTTCCTTGATATCGCCTGCT GGCTTCACCATCGTTACAACTCAAAGAAGTCGACCACATACGTTCAGAACGGCACAGAGTTCTCCATCCGGTACGGCAGAGGCAGCTTGTCTGGCTTCATCAGCGAGGACACAGTCTCT GTTGCAGGTCTGCCTGTTCCTGGCCAGCAGTTTGGTGAAGCAGTGAAGCAGCCTGGCATCACATTTGCAGTGGCACGGTTTGATGGGGTCTTGGGCATGGCCTACCCCTCCATATCAGTAGCTAATGTCATTCCGGTGTTTGACACAGCCATGGCTGCCAAACTGCTGCCCGagaacattttctctttctacaTAAGCAG AGACCCAAAAGCAGCAGTAGGAGGAGAGCTGATCCTGGGAGGGACAGACCCCCAGTACTACACCGGAGACCTGCACTATGTCAATGTGACACGAAAGGCCTACTGGCAGATCAATGTGAACGG ACTTCAAGTTGGCAACCAGCTCAGTCTTTGCAAAGCCGGTTGCCAGGCCATTGTTGACACGGGAACGTCCCTAATTGTAGGTCCTGTGGAAGAAGTCAGAGCGCTGCAAAAAGCCATCGGAGCTCTGCCCCTGCTGATGGGAGAG TACTGGATTGACTGTAATAGGATCCCATCTCTGCCTGTTGTCTCTTTCAACATCGGGGGGAAGATGTTTAACCTGACTGGAGAGGATTATGTCATGAAG GAGACTCAGATGGGTAGGTCGATCTGTCTGTCGGGCTTCATGGCCATGGACATCCCTCCTCCTGCAGGCCCCCTGTGGATCCTGGGAGATGTATTCATCGGGAAGTACTACACTGTCTTTGACAGGAACGCTGATCGTGTTGGGTTTGCCACAGCCAAGTAG
- the atf4b gene encoding activating transcription factor 4b, which yields MTMMMTSSQFGLEDMEALLWGPSSPMADAVDFQSVRPDREEKQEGGGISLEGDTSPVSPLTSSSLSSSSSPPPFYSPPPSPPAVLLQGDKVGTESDMLPWMGHPGQLRQAVSDDNKEDMFSDLDWMAERVDLSEFDLDSLIGSCSPTEESPSYPEDLLASLDCPMELDSLPLPTLSTPALPPPLSSLPAEPSVITVDEPNIYIDEQDVPSPPLCVPEPQEELEIKSEPASPDPSSPSVDSPSSPAYTLDLGSEVDVSESEVKPMVAVVPQVQRLVLSLSPTRIVLVLAPKEEVAITTTTVTTTPEVAHSSAPARSCRSRPYPEPSYKASPPSPSATSVKVKPLRGAAGEERGTKTKKLKKMEQNKTAATRYRQKKKTEQEALLEEHALLERKNMELTEKAESMAREIEYLKELMAEVQQARSKKGS from the exons ATGACCATGATGATGACAAGCTCACAGTTTGGCCTGGAAGACATGGAGGCCCTGCTCTGGGGTCCTTCCTCTCCCATGGCTGACGCCGTGGACTTCCAATCTGTTCGCCCTGACcgagaagaaaaacaggaaggaggaggaatcTCACTAGAGGGGGACACTTCGCCCGTGTCGCCCCTCACCTCCTCATCgctgtcttcttcctcttctcctcctcccttctactctcctcctccctcaccacCGGCTGTCCTCCTCCAGGGGGACAAGGTCGGGACTGAGTCTGACATGCTCCCCTGGATGGGCCACCCTGGTCAGCTGAGACAGGCAGTCTCAGATGACAACAAAG AGGATATGTTCAGTGACCTGGACTGGATGGCTGAGAGGGTGGATCTGAGCGAGTTCGACCTGGACTCTCTGATTGGCTCCTGCAGTCCTACTGAAGAGTCCCCCAGCTATCCAGAGGACCTCCTCGCCTCCCTGGATTGCCCCATGGAGCTCGACTCTCTCCCACTGCCCACCCTCTCCACTCCtgctctcccccctcctctttcctctcttcctgctgAGCCTTCTGTCATCACAGTGGATGAGCCTAATATCTACATCGATGAGCAGGAtgtcccctctcctcccctgtgTGTCCCAGAGCCACAAGAGGAGCTGGAAATCAAGTCTGAGCCTGCCTCTCCTGACCCGTCCTCCCCCTCGGTCGattctccctcctccccagccTACACCCTGGACCTGGGCAGTGAAGTGGATGTCTCTGAGAGCGAGGTGAAGCCGATGGTAGCTGTAGTCCCTCAGGTCCAGAGGCTTgtactctccctctctccaacCCGCATTGTCCTCGTGCTGGCCCCCAAAGAGGAAGTTGCAATCACCACTACCACTGTAACCACCACACCAGAGGTCGCTCACTCCTCTGCTCCAGCAAGGTCCTGCAGAAGCAGACCGTACCCTGAGCCTTCTTATAAAGCCAGTCCACCCTCTCCCAGCGCCACCAGTGTCAAAGTAAAGCCCCTACGAGGTGCGGCTGGAGAAGAGAGGGGCACAAAGACCAAGAAGCTGAAGAAGATGGAGCAGAATAAGACAGCCGCCACACGTTACcggcagaagaagaaaactgagCAGGAGGCACTGCTTGAAGAGCACGCGCTGCTGGAGAGGAAGAACATGGAGCTGACGGAGAAGGCTGAATCCATGGCTAGGGAGATCGAGTACCTGAAAGAGCTGATGGCGGAGGTTCAGCAGGCCAGGAGCAAAAAAGGGTCCTAG